CGATTCGGCAATCGCCTCGAAGATCGCGCGTGTGCCCTCGCCAAAGCCCTCCTTCTCGTAAAAGCCCGCAGGCCCCTTCATGACCACCGTGCGCGCGTTCTTGATGATCTCCGCGTATTTCTCCATCGTCTCATGGCCGATATCGTAGATCGGCATATTTACTCTGACCTGATCAACCGGAATCTCCTCGCGCTTACCGTTCTGCTCGATGGCAAGATCCCAGGGATATTTGATCTTCCTGCCCGCCCGTTCCTGTATCTCCTTTGCTCGTGTTACGATCTCCAGCAGATCTTTATCCACCTTCATCGGGATCATCCCGTTCGCCACCATGAAGAGGTTACCGATACCACCGGTCGTGAGGATATAATCGATCTTATCTGAATCGAGCGCGAACTCAATAATATCAAAGACCTCCTCGGGTTTCACGCCGCCGAGCACGTACACACTTGGACGTTCGATGTGGTTGACCGCGCGTTCCAGCGCACTCAGCTCGCTCTCCATGAGCCGTCCCAGACCAGCCTCCATGAGCGTCGGAAAACCGACCACCGACGCGTGCGCACGGTGCGCGACCGAGAAGGCATCATTGATGTACAGATCTGCGAGCGGTGCGAGTC
The genomic region above belongs to Methanomicrobia archaeon and contains:
- a CDS encoding phosphoglycerate kinase, which translates into the protein MNPKEVLSDFFTLDDFEVAGKTVLFRADLNSVVIDGKVQMKERIEENGKTIRELAEKGAKVVILAHQGRAGGKEFLTLEQHAHLLNELVDLKYIEDIIGPAARRAAQELENGEVLLLDNVRLLAEETLDKTPAEHAQSIFVQRLAPLADLYINDAFSVAHRAHASVVGFPTLMEAGLGRLMESELSALERAVNHIERPSVYVLGGVKPEEVFDIIEFALDSDKIDYILTTGGIGNLFMVANGMIPMKVDKDLLEIVTRAKEIQERAGRKIKYPWDLAIEQNGKREEIPVDQVRVNMPIYDIGHETMEKYAEIIKNARTVVMKGPAGFYEKEGFGEGTRAIFEAIAESPAFTLLGGGHTSAAISEVGVDRSKMEHAHVSLAGGAFLRYLLGKPLPGIEVLRKKK